One part of the Microbulbifer sp. THAF38 genome encodes these proteins:
- a CDS encoding aconitate hydratase produces MAMNLAQKLIKSHLVSGSLEPGSPIEIKIDQTLAQDGTGTLVMLELEALGLSQIKTELSAQYVDHNLLQTDFKNADDHLFLQSACRKFGLWFSRPGNGVSHPVHMACFDIPGKTLLGADSHTCAAGSMGMLAIGAGGLQVAMAIAGVPFALKMPKVLGVKLEGELPPWVSAKDIILEMLRRQTVKGCVNKIVEYHGPGLANLTAMDRHVIANMGQEMGTTASVFPADEAVKAFLKQQHRESDYVEMKADEGASYDEEDTINLSDLEPLIACPSSPDKVVTVREVAGRPIYQSYIGSSANPGLRDFAIPARIVAGRRLADDVSFDINPTSRQLLEELSRSGDLTKLLEVGARLHQTGCGGCIGMGQAPATGRISLRTVPRNFPGRSGTADDQVYLCSPETATASALKGVITDPRELDMDYPSFSEPEYLPDIRPLLQPPQEIPVAVELIKGPNIKPLPNFEKLPNSLTGPLLLKAGDNVSTDEILPAGAEILPLRSNIPAISRYTFFRIDEKFYQRAIKLNGDCFVVGGENYGQGSSREHAAVSSRFLGVRCIIAKSMARIHRRNLINFGVLPLLFESFDDYDRLEQDSILEIEKPIAQLKSNKSIKLLIKSSGESINLRSDLSADEIEVLEAGGMINQVREKYLSNEK; encoded by the coding sequence ATGGCTATGAACCTCGCACAGAAACTGATCAAGAGTCATCTCGTGAGTGGTTCATTGGAACCCGGTAGCCCAATAGAGATCAAGATTGACCAGACGCTGGCACAGGATGGTACCGGCACTCTGGTGATGTTAGAGCTAGAGGCGCTTGGTTTATCACAAATCAAAACTGAGCTTTCCGCCCAGTATGTAGATCACAACCTTCTACAGACGGACTTCAAAAATGCGGATGATCACCTGTTCCTGCAAAGCGCTTGTCGCAAGTTTGGACTTTGGTTTTCACGTCCCGGTAATGGTGTAAGTCACCCGGTACATATGGCTTGCTTTGATATACCCGGAAAGACGTTACTTGGCGCCGATAGCCATACCTGTGCAGCCGGCTCTATGGGCATGCTGGCCATAGGTGCTGGTGGCCTACAGGTGGCCATGGCCATAGCTGGCGTACCCTTCGCGCTGAAAATGCCGAAAGTGCTCGGCGTAAAGCTTGAGGGTGAATTGCCGCCCTGGGTCAGTGCCAAAGATATCATCCTGGAAATGTTGCGCCGGCAAACGGTCAAGGGCTGTGTGAATAAGATTGTCGAGTATCACGGCCCAGGCCTCGCCAATCTGACCGCGATGGATCGCCATGTAATCGCCAATATGGGGCAGGAGATGGGTACTACGGCCAGTGTCTTTCCTGCCGATGAAGCTGTGAAAGCCTTTCTCAAACAGCAGCATCGGGAAAGCGATTATGTAGAAATGAAAGCCGATGAGGGTGCGAGCTATGACGAAGAGGACACCATTAATTTATCTGATCTTGAGCCGCTGATCGCCTGCCCATCCAGTCCAGACAAAGTGGTAACCGTACGTGAAGTGGCGGGTCGCCCTATTTACCAGAGCTATATTGGCTCTTCTGCTAACCCTGGGCTGAGGGATTTCGCCATACCAGCGCGTATCGTCGCAGGTCGTCGATTAGCCGACGATGTCTCTTTTGATATCAACCCAACCTCGCGCCAATTGCTTGAGGAGCTTAGCCGGAGTGGCGATCTCACAAAACTACTTGAAGTGGGCGCGCGCTTGCACCAAACAGGTTGTGGCGGTTGTATTGGTATGGGGCAGGCTCCGGCTACTGGCCGTATCAGTCTACGTACTGTGCCACGTAATTTTCCTGGCCGATCCGGCACAGCAGATGACCAAGTCTATTTATGCAGCCCTGAAACCGCCACTGCCAGTGCTTTGAAAGGTGTGATCACCGATCCTCGTGAACTGGACATGGACTATCCCAGCTTTAGTGAGCCGGAATATCTACCAGATATAAGACCTTTACTCCAGCCACCCCAAGAAATCCCTGTAGCCGTTGAGCTGATTAAAGGTCCGAATATCAAACCGTTGCCAAACTTTGAAAAGCTTCCAAACAGTTTAACGGGCCCGCTATTACTGAAAGCGGGTGACAACGTTTCGACAGATGAAATACTGCCTGCCGGAGCTGAAATTTTACCTTTGCGCTCAAACATCCCCGCCATTAGTCGCTATACATTTTTCCGTATTGATGAAAAATTTTACCAGCGGGCGATAAAATTGAATGGTGACTGTTTTGTTGTTGGTGGTGAAAATTATGGGCAAGGCTCCAGCCGTGAACATGCAGCGGTATCATCACGATTTCTTGGGGTAAGGTGCATAATTGCAAAAAGCATGGCTCGTATCCACCGCCGTAATCTCATTAACTTTGGTGTTCTGCCACTACTTTTTGAGAGCTTTGATGATTACGATCGACTTGAGCAGGATTCAATTCTTGAGATTGAAAAGCCAATAGCGCAACTGAAATCAAACAAATCTATAAAGCTTTTGATTAAGTCATCCGGCGAGAGTATTAATCTGCGCAGTGACTTGTCAGCAGATGAAATCGAAGTGCTAGAGGCTGGCGGTATGATTAATCAAGTGCGAGAAAAGTATCTGAGTAACGAGAAATAG
- a CDS encoding alpha/beta fold hydrolase, which produces MFNLTEFPNPTLIPVNGVELEVFEAGQQNTGKPIVLCHGWPEHAYSWRHQLSVLAAAGYHVIVPNQRGYGNSSRPADVTDYDIENLSGDLVALLDHYGYKDATFVGHDWGAMVVWGLALLHPNRVNKIINMALPYQARTEKPWVEFMEEFLGSDYYIVHFNRQPGIADTVLDANTSQFLRNIFRKNIPPAPPEPGMMMIDLAKAKVPLGEPLMSDSELAVFVSAFEKTGFMSSINWYRNLDRNWQILADVEPTIQKPALMIYVDRDLIPKAPNLKEFVPNVDIASLNCGHWIQQEKPEETNQIILKWLEKQDAT; this is translated from the coding sequence TTGTTTAATCTAACCGAATTCCCCAACCCCACTCTTATTCCAGTCAACGGTGTTGAGTTAGAAGTCTTTGAAGCAGGCCAACAGAATACGGGAAAACCTATTGTACTTTGTCACGGCTGGCCAGAACATGCCTATTCTTGGCGCCACCAGCTGTCTGTACTTGCCGCAGCCGGCTACCACGTTATCGTTCCAAACCAGCGTGGTTATGGCAATTCATCCCGTCCTGCCGATGTAACTGACTATGACATTGAAAACTTGTCGGGTGATCTCGTCGCGCTTCTTGATCACTACGGATACAAAGATGCCACGTTTGTCGGCCATGATTGGGGTGCAATGGTGGTTTGGGGGCTTGCGCTATTACATCCAAACCGGGTCAATAAAATTATAAATATGGCCCTACCCTACCAGGCTCGCACAGAAAAGCCGTGGGTCGAATTTATGGAAGAATTCCTAGGGAGCGACTATTACATCGTTCACTTTAACCGACAGCCAGGCATCGCGGACACTGTGTTAGATGCAAATACTTCACAATTCCTTCGCAATATATTCCGCAAGAACATACCTCCAGCACCACCTGAGCCTGGAATGATGATGATCGATCTCGCCAAAGCAAAAGTGCCACTTGGCGAGCCCTTAATGAGTGATAGCGAACTGGCTGTTTTTGTTTCCGCATTTGAGAAAACAGGTTTCATGAGCAGTATTAATTGGTATAGAAACCTTGACCGAAATTGGCAGATCTTGGCAGATGTAGAGCCAACCATCCAAAAGCCAGCACTTATGATTTACGTCGATCGAGACTTGATCCCTAAGGCTCCAAACTTAAAAGAGTTCGTTCCCAATGTTGATATAGCCAGTCTCAACTGCGGCCACTGGATTCAACAGGAAAAACCGGAAGAAACAAATCAGATCATTCTAAAGTGGTTAGAAAAACAAGATGCCACTTAG
- a CDS encoding YafY family protein, translating to MSVRLRQDAIVRSLRRNGTSTIADLAEEVGVSRRTVLRDISALRDEGFVIHSDPGPGGGLQLDPQSVQTTARLSVAEVFALLISVASMRAAGNLPFSGLADTGLAKIEKALPPDKVRDLRRFLDCLYIGKLSPQVDVSNIQEMEPALLPTFETAFLQRLQLSFQYRDAKGSVTSRVVEPQAMLILPPLWYLVAWDPARKDFRHFRMDRISKPEYLKGKKFRRRHVLFEDSVSPIRDLSR from the coding sequence ATGAGTGTTCGCCTTCGACAAGACGCCATCGTGCGCAGCCTTCGCCGAAATGGTACTTCTACGATTGCTGACTTAGCTGAAGAGGTCGGTGTATCCAGGCGTACGGTGTTGCGTGATATTAGCGCACTGCGCGATGAGGGCTTTGTTATTCACTCTGACCCTGGTCCTGGGGGCGGCCTGCAATTAGACCCGCAATCGGTCCAAACCACAGCGCGCCTCTCGGTTGCCGAGGTCTTTGCACTCCTTATCAGCGTTGCATCAATGCGTGCGGCCGGGAATTTACCTTTTTCGGGGCTTGCAGATACTGGGCTTGCCAAAATAGAGAAGGCTTTACCACCGGACAAAGTACGTGATTTACGCCGGTTTTTAGACTGCTTATATATCGGTAAGCTTTCACCGCAGGTAGACGTATCAAATATTCAGGAAATGGAGCCCGCGCTGCTCCCCACTTTCGAGACAGCTTTTCTCCAGCGGTTACAACTAAGCTTCCAATACCGTGATGCAAAGGGATCTGTAACCAGTAGGGTTGTTGAGCCACAGGCGATGCTGATTTTACCACCTCTATGGTATCTGGTAGCTTGGGATCCCGCACGCAAAGATTTCCGTCATTTTCGAATGGACAGGATCAGCAAACCGGAGTATCTCAAGGGCAAAAAATTTCGGCGGCGACATGTCTTGTTCGAAGATAGTGTCTCTCCAATTCGGGATTTATCTCGTTAA
- a CDS encoding NYN domain-containing protein produces the protein MEKVAILVDVQNVYYTCRQIHKQNFDYNKFWSEVTHGRKVVKAVAYAIDRGDRKQYQFQNILRSIGFEVKLKPFTQRSDGSAKGDWDVGITIDAMEYSSLVDTIVLVSGDGDFDILVHKLRLDRDKKVEVYGVPELTAATLFNAASEFIPIDNKLLL, from the coding sequence ATGGAAAAGGTTGCCATTCTTGTTGACGTGCAGAATGTTTATTACACATGCAGGCAAATCCATAAACAAAACTTTGATTATAATAAGTTTTGGTCTGAAGTAACTCATGGAAGGAAAGTCGTAAAAGCCGTGGCCTACGCCATCGACCGTGGCGATAGAAAACAGTATCAATTTCAAAATATCTTAAGATCTATCGGTTTTGAGGTGAAACTAAAACCCTTCACTCAACGGTCCGATGGTTCCGCCAAAGGTGATTGGGATGTGGGGATAACGATAGATGCGATGGAATATTCAAGCTTAGTAGACACTATAGTTTTAGTTTCAGGCGATGGTGACTTTGATATTCTTGTGCATAAGCTCAGATTAGATAGAGATAAAAAGGTTGAAGTATATGGCGTACCAGAGTTGACAGCTGCCACATTATTCAACGCGGCGAGTGAATTTATTCCAATTGATAACAAGCTTTTACTTTAA
- a CDS encoding GFA family protein: MNSKNTITSGGCLCGAVRYEVKGPLRDVVNCHCSMCQKLHGSFGPHTKARKINIKITKDDGLAWYKTSEVARRGFCQQCGSSLFWEPFNLDATGIIAGSLDGPTGLKTMGHIFTSEKSDFYEIDDEHPQFKGSSNGQLVNDYK, encoded by the coding sequence ATGAATAGCAAGAATACAATTACTTCCGGTGGTTGCTTGTGTGGAGCTGTACGGTACGAGGTTAAAGGGCCACTGCGCGACGTAGTTAACTGTCATTGTAGTATGTGTCAAAAGTTGCATGGAAGTTTCGGCCCTCACACAAAGGCTCGCAAAATAAATATTAAGATAACAAAAGATGACGGGCTAGCGTGGTATAAAACGTCAGAAGTAGCCCGCAGAGGCTTCTGCCAGCAATGTGGCTCAAGCCTCTTCTGGGAGCCATTTAATCTCGATGCCACTGGAATTATTGCAGGATCACTAGATGGCCCAACCGGGTTGAAAACAATGGGGCATATTTTCACCAGCGAAAAATCTGATTTTTACGAAATTGATGATGAACACCCACAATTCAAGGGGTCATCAAATGGGCAGCTTGTCAATGACTACAAATAA